The Punica granatum isolate Tunisia-2019 chromosome 4, ASM765513v2, whole genome shotgun sequence genome has a window encoding:
- the LOC116203309 gene encoding probable indole-3-pyruvate monooxygenase YUCCA11, whose amino-acid sequence MSVREVTVAIVGAGPAGLATSACLNYANVPNIVLERENVCASLWKKRAYDRVKLHLAKEFCHLPLMPIPPSLPRFVPRVDFINYLDDYASSFNVELCYNRTVESASYDKTTGKWRIVVKNTEPVLGEYEAYIAKFLVVATGENSEGVIPKVPGLDGFSGEWMHSSLYENARRFVDKDVLVVGCGNSGMEIAYDLSSNGANTSIVVRNPVHVLTVEIVYLGMSLLRYLPMSIVDNIVVLLSKLRFGKMSKHYGIERPKEGPFSFKEKTGRTPTIDVGAMDRIKEGKIEVLPAIEKIKGDVVEFEDGEKAHIDAIIFATGYKSTVRNWLKGGEDLFNAQGMPKESFPNHWKGKNGLYCAGFSRKGLAGISKDAVNIANDIVSSYTFDNCH is encoded by the exons ATGTCAGTGAGAGAGGTAACCGTAGCCATTGTCGGGGCAGGTCCGGCAGGTTTGGCAACCTCGGCCTGTTTGAATTATGCCAATGTTCCAAACATCGTCCTAGAGAGGGAGAACGTTTGTGCCTCTCTTTGGAAGAAGAGGGCCTATGACAGGGTGAAACTTCACCTGGCCAAGGAGTTCTGCCACCTCCCTCTCATGCCTATCCCTCCAAGCTTGCCTAGGTTCGTTCCTCGGGTTGATTTCATCAACTACCTGGACGACTATGCGTCCAGCTTCAACGTCGAGCTGTGTTATAATCGGACTGTTGAGTCCGCCTCCTATGACAAGACTACTGGGAAGTGGCGCATCGTGGTGAAGAATACGGAACCCGTGCTGGGGGAATATGAGGCCTACATCGCCAAGTTCCTGGTCGTTGCGACGGGGGAAAACAGTGAAGGAGTCATCCCCAAGGTGCCAGGGTTGGATGGGTTCTCCGGGGAGTGGATGCACTCCAGTTTGTACGAGAATGCTCGGAGGTTTGTCGATAAGGATGTTCTGGTTGTGGGCTGCGGGAACTCCGGGATGGAGATTGCATATGACCTTTCCAGTAACGGTGCCAATACATCTATAGTTGTTCGAAACCCT GTTCATGTGCTGACCGTAGAGATTGTGTACCTCGGGATGAGTCTGTTGAGGTATCTGCCTATGTCCATAGTTGATAACATCGTCGTGTTACTCTCCAAGCTGAGGTTCGGAAAGATGTCGAAGCATTATGGTATTGAAAGGCCCAAAGAAGGACCATTCTCCTTCAAAGAGAAGACAGGTAGAACTCCTACCATTGATGTTGGGGCTATGGATAGGATCAAGGAAGGAAAGATCGAG GTTCTTCCCGCCATTGAAAAGATCAAAGGTGATGTGGTGGAGTTTGAAGATGGTGAGAAAGCTCATATTGATGCCATTATCTTCGCCACAGGCTACAAAAGCACAGTACGGAACTGGCTCAAG GGAGGTGAGGACCTATTCAATGCACAGGGAATGCCCAAAGAGAGCTTTCCAAACCATTGGAAAGGAAAGAATGGTCTGTACTGCGCTGGGTTTTCGAGGAAAGGCTTAGCAGGGATATCGAAGGATGCTGTGAATATTGCGAACGACATCGTCTCGAGCTACACTTTTGAtaattgtcattga